A single window of Chloracidobacterium thermophilum B DNA harbors:
- a CDS encoding HEAT repeat domain-containing protein: MSHIGSGRRWWVAAVLLLAGMVMGERWASPCPVTAQDGRRTFTDLQDREARRRAVEELGRSGDERQVTPLVEALRGDRDFLVRSAAAEALGNLKSELGLPALTAALDDISPDVRAAAALALARLGRPAAIPRLRQRLQDAEPLVRSAAAQALGKLGDAQSLPELVNCLSDAEPEVRTSATEALGALGRREAVEPLLRMLGDSNLYVRSRAAMALGMLGDPRAIPAVSELLLDKERTVRASAAEALGRLRDRQAVPPLLEALRDREAAVRQNAAFALGKIGDETAADALVDALRDEDARVRARAVDALGALAVPRTLDAIVDSLRDGDALVRTLAVQALGNFKDDRATEALVQTLAADDALLRRRAVESLAKIGDARTLPAIQTALGDANPAVRASAVVALPRIGGSQALPALLTAFQSDDAALRSTAAFALARLGSEEAFVGVVEAVGRMAFDDVLNRRTAIVGFFNALPESPLRLQGLVASPDALRRRGALLGLMVVTVPPAATGTFLEALADSDPEVRRAALAALARTDPARFAEATAQRLAAEPDPAVRVEWLSRLTEPRGTPPALAETLRGLAREDVAPEVRQAAVAALDRLRLPRVILPSPSRTLPAVANVAPLPGPELPPSLTVPLPPAPLPPASATPAPTVAANEAPSTAPALLPTTTASAPPSRRMPTVVILPSPSRSLPAIANVAPPLGPELPPSIAGSLPLPPPPPDSPQPAPAAPLPVVAANEAPSTPPDPLPTTTASAPPSRPTLAQPTPVLPSPTASATVRESTAPGPAPGLVPPSGPPETATLPATPAASPTAAVRPASPTGPTPRPAPRATAAGKVSSTAVAARRLPLRRLPEARTAPVWVSPGRTLPAGSLSADDRVTRNEAQVMDYLERLVAAQLAFRMASGGRFASLAELQQQERELEAPFVDQDYVFALYVTEATAFGPADFFVLATPRLAGLTGRRAFYVDASGIIRSSDAGQPWLPAARQWAPVRSRSAG, translated from the coding sequence ATGTCGCATATCGGGTCTGGTCGGCGGTGGTGGGTAGCCGCCGTTCTGCTCCTGGCAGGGATGGTGATGGGTGAACGTTGGGCATCCCCTTGCCCGGTGACAGCTCAGGATGGCCGCCGGACGTTTACCGATCTCCAGGACCGCGAAGCCCGCCGCCGGGCCGTTGAAGAACTCGGACGCTCCGGCGATGAGCGTCAGGTGACGCCGCTGGTGGAAGCCCTGCGCGGGGACCGTGACTTTCTCGTGCGCAGCGCGGCAGCGGAAGCTCTCGGCAATCTCAAAAGCGAACTGGGACTGCCAGCGCTGACAGCGGCGCTTGATGACATCAGCCCGGATGTGCGGGCGGCAGCCGCCTTAGCTCTGGCCCGGCTGGGGCGTCCCGCGGCCATTCCACGGCTGCGCCAGCGGCTGCAGGACGCCGAACCCCTTGTACGCAGTGCCGCCGCACAGGCGCTGGGCAAACTGGGCGATGCTCAATCCCTGCCGGAGTTGGTCAACTGTCTGTCCGACGCAGAGCCGGAAGTGCGGACGAGTGCCACCGAAGCGCTGGGGGCGCTGGGCCGCCGTGAGGCCGTCGAACCGCTGCTGCGTATGCTTGGCGATAGCAACCTGTATGTCCGCAGCCGCGCCGCCATGGCACTCGGCATGCTGGGTGATCCGCGCGCTATTCCGGCCGTCAGCGAACTGCTGCTGGACAAGGAGCGCACCGTCCGCGCCAGCGCTGCCGAGGCGCTGGGGCGCCTCCGCGACCGGCAGGCTGTTCCGCCCCTGCTCGAAGCCCTGCGCGACCGGGAAGCGGCCGTGCGCCAGAACGCAGCGTTTGCCCTGGGAAAAATTGGCGATGAGACGGCGGCCGATGCTCTCGTGGACGCCCTGCGGGATGAAGACGCACGGGTGCGCGCCCGGGCCGTGGATGCCCTTGGTGCACTGGCTGTCCCGCGTACGCTTGACGCCATCGTGGACAGCCTGCGGGACGGCGATGCCCTTGTGCGCACGCTGGCGGTGCAGGCACTCGGCAACTTCAAGGACGACCGCGCCACCGAGGCTCTGGTGCAAACGCTGGCGGCAGACGATGCCCTTCTGCGCCGCCGCGCCGTTGAATCGCTGGCCAAAATCGGTGACGCCCGTACGCTCCCGGCCATCCAGACAGCACTGGGGGATGCCAACCCGGCCGTCCGGGCCAGCGCCGTTGTGGCTCTGCCCCGCATTGGCGGCAGTCAGGCGCTGCCAGCGCTGCTGACGGCGTTTCAGTCCGATGACGCTGCCCTGCGAAGCACTGCCGCCTTTGCCCTCGCCCGGCTTGGCTCGGAAGAAGCCTTTGTAGGTGTCGTCGAAGCCGTCGGAAGGATGGCCTTTGACGACGTACTGAACCGGCGCACAGCCATTGTCGGATTTTTCAACGCCCTGCCGGAAAGCCCACTCCGGCTTCAAGGACTGGTTGCGTCGCCCGACGCCCTGCGGCGGCGCGGGGCCCTGCTGGGGCTGATGGTTGTGACCGTTCCACCGGCCGCTACCGGTACGTTCCTGGAAGCTCTGGCTGACAGTGACCCGGAAGTACGGCGTGCGGCGCTGGCAGCGCTGGCGCGTACCGATCCGGCGCGTTTTGCTGAGGCAACTGCCCAACGGCTGGCCGCCGAACCCGACCCGGCCGTGCGCGTGGAGTGGCTTTCGCGGCTCACGGAGCCACGGGGGACACCTCCGGCGTTGGCCGAGACCCTGCGCGGACTGGCCCGGGAGGACGTTGCCCCGGAAGTCCGGCAGGCGGCCGTTGCGGCGCTCGACCGGCTGCGGCTGCCACGGGTGATTCTGCCCAGTCCATCCCGAACGCTTCCGGCCGTCGCCAATGTTGCGCCACTGCCGGGGCCCGAACTGCCCCCGTCTCTGACCGTCCCGCTGCCACCGGCCCCTCTGCCGCCGGCATCAGCAACACCAGCGCCGACGGTAGCCGCCAATGAAGCACCTTCCACGGCACCAGCCCTCCTGCCGACGACAACGGCTTCAGCTCCACCTTCCCGCCGGATGCCAACAGTGGTGATTCTGCCCAGCCCGTCCCGAAGCCTTCCGGCCATAGCCAACGTTGCGCCACCGCTGGGGCCCGAACTCCCCCCTTCCATAGCTGGCTCCCTGCCACTACCTCCGCCACCACCGGACTCCCCGCAGCCGGCACCGGCAGCCCCGTTGCCAGTCGTCGCCGCCAATGAAGCGCCTTCCACCCCACCAGACCCCCTGCCGACGACAACGGCTTCAGCTCCACCTTCCCGCCCAACGTTGGCCCAACCAACGCCAGTGCTCCCCAGCCCGACGGCTTCCGCCACGGTCAGGGAAAGTACCGCGCCCGGCCCGGCTCCGGGACTGGTTCCGCCTTCCGGCCCACCGGAAACGGCGACACTGCCGGCAACACCAGCCGCATCGCCAACCGCTGCGGTGCGTCCAGCTTCTCCGACCGGCCCCACGCCTCGCCCGGCCCCACGCGCAACGGCCGCGGGCAAGGTATCGTCAACGGCCGTTGCGGCCCGGCGGTTGCCTCTGCGCCGGCTGCCGGAAGCGCGAACGGCTCCCGTCTGGGTGTCGCCGGGGCGCACCCTTCCGGCTGGAAGCCTCAGCGCGGATGACCGTGTGACCCGCAATGAAGCCCAGGTGATGGACTATCTGGAACGTCTCGTCGCGGCGCAACTGGCCTTTCGGATGGCTTCCGGCGGGCGTTTTGCCTCCCTGGCCGAGCTTCAGCAGCAGGAACGTGAACTGGAAGCCCCTTTCGTTGACCAGGATTACGTTTTTGCCCTGTATGTGACCGAAGCAACCGCGTTCGGGCCGGCCGATTTCTTTGTTCTGGCAACGCCGCGTCTTGCGGGGCTGACGGGACGGCGGGCCTTTTACGTTGACGCCTCCGGCATCATCCGCAGCAGCGACGCCGGACAGCCATGGCTTCCGGCCGCCCGGCAGTGGGCACCCGTCCGCAGCCGGTCAGCGGGGTAG
- a CDS encoding glycosyltransferase family 2 protein, whose amino-acid sequence MAAAPVFVAVPSYRHARFVAQTLRSIFRQTHPPTKLLVIDDGSPDDSPHVIARTLDDCPFPCELIIHETNRGLCATLNEALACCDAPYFAYLGSDDLWLPDFLATRVTMLEARPTAVLAYGHALIVNADNDIVDDTRWWARYTDGDARAMLLRGGAPVSATVLYRTSALTRFGWNERARLEDYELYLRLCRVGAFALDKDIRAAWRHHGYNTSRNVEFMLAETRAAQARTADWLELSETERRRATAELTWTYAEAFARAGARWRAAALAWASWSGAPDWQARGKMLARLLLPTPVERWRQARRARAIARRYGKLTLDGNL is encoded by the coding sequence GTGGCCGCTGCTCCGGTCTTCGTGGCTGTTCCTTCCTATCGCCACGCCCGTTTCGTGGCCCAAACCCTGCGCTCAATTTTCCGGCAGACCCACCCCCCGACAAAACTGCTGGTCATTGACGACGGCTCACCGGATGACTCACCCCACGTCATTGCCCGAACGCTGGACGATTGCCCGTTCCCGTGTGAACTCATCATCCACGAAACCAACCGGGGGCTGTGCGCCACCCTCAACGAAGCCCTTGCCTGCTGCGATGCGCCGTATTTTGCCTACCTTGGCTCGGATGATCTCTGGCTGCCCGATTTTCTCGCCACGCGCGTGACGATGCTGGAAGCGCGCCCGACGGCCGTTCTGGCCTACGGCCATGCCCTGATTGTCAACGCCGATAACGACATCGTGGATGACACCCGCTGGTGGGCGCGCTATACGGATGGCGACGCCCGCGCCATGCTTCTGCGTGGCGGCGCTCCGGTCAGTGCCACGGTGCTGTACCGGACCAGCGCCCTGACCCGGTTTGGCTGGAACGAACGGGCCCGCCTGGAAGATTATGAACTCTACCTCCGGCTGTGCCGGGTCGGAGCCTTTGCCCTGGATAAGGACATCCGTGCCGCCTGGCGTCACCACGGTTACAACACGAGCCGGAACGTGGAGTTTATGCTGGCTGAAACCCGTGCCGCTCAGGCCCGCACGGCCGACTGGCTGGAGCTGTCCGAAACTGAACGCCGCCGTGCTACAGCCGAACTCACCTGGACGTACGCCGAAGCTTTTGCCCGGGCCGGCGCGCGCTGGCGGGCCGCGGCGCTGGCGTGGGCGAGTTGGTCAGGCGCTCCCGACTGGCAGGCGCGGGGGAAAATGCTGGCGCGCCTGCTGCTCCCGACGCCGGTTGAACGGTGGCGTCAGGCCCGGCGGGCGCGCGCCATTGCGCGGCGCTACGGCAAACTGACACTGGATGGAAATCTCTGA
- the purF gene encoding amidophosphoribosyltransferase: MHDWYQDKLREECGVFGIWGHPEAARLTYLGLYSLQHRGQESVGIVTSDGQRLHAVRGMGEVNEIFTESVLDKLPGHCAIGHVRYSTAGEVSLNEAQPFSIKCHRGELAICHNGNFPFAETMRAELEREGAIFSSTSDTEVVLHKLARSRQPHLQQAIADVFRELEGAYSILILTPDSLFVVRDPRGFRPLCLGELDGATVVASETCAFDLIGATYVRDIAPGEILTVNREGLRTEYPLPPQTPAFCIFEHVYFARPDSRIYGRSVNKSRHKMGKQLAREQPVEADIVVPVPDSGVAAAIGYAAQSGINFRFGLVRNHYIGRTFIEPTQSIRNFGVKVKLNPVRDLIEGRRVVLVDDSLVRGTTSRKIVEMLRQAGAREVHLRISCPPTISPCYYGVDTPSTAELIAANQSTEAIRQYINADSLGYLSHEGLLAACGADEGLRFCTACYTGKYPLPVPQRAVGRSHRA, translated from the coding sequence GTGCACGATTGGTATCAGGACAAGCTGCGTGAAGAATGTGGGGTGTTTGGCATCTGGGGGCATCCCGAAGCGGCCCGGCTCACCTATCTGGGACTGTATTCCCTGCAACACCGTGGGCAGGAATCCGTCGGCATTGTGACCAGTGATGGCCAGCGCCTGCATGCCGTGCGCGGCATGGGTGAAGTCAACGAAATCTTCACCGAGTCCGTCCTGGACAAACTGCCCGGCCACTGCGCCATCGGCCACGTACGGTACTCAACCGCCGGAGAAGTCAGCCTCAACGAAGCCCAGCCGTTCTCCATCAAATGCCACCGGGGTGAACTGGCGATCTGTCACAACGGCAACTTCCCCTTTGCGGAAACCATGCGTGCCGAACTGGAGCGGGAAGGTGCGATTTTTTCCTCAACCAGCGATACCGAAGTCGTCCTGCACAAACTGGCCCGGTCGCGCCAGCCACACCTTCAGCAGGCCATTGCCGACGTTTTCCGGGAGCTTGAAGGCGCATACTCGATTCTTATTCTCACACCGGACAGTCTGTTTGTTGTGCGCGACCCACGTGGTTTCCGCCCGCTCTGTCTGGGTGAACTGGATGGGGCGACGGTGGTGGCCTCGGAAACCTGTGCCTTTGACCTCATCGGTGCGACTTACGTCCGCGACATTGCACCGGGTGAAATTCTGACCGTCAACCGGGAGGGCCTGCGGACCGAGTACCCGCTGCCGCCCCAGACGCCGGCCTTCTGCATTTTCGAGCACGTGTATTTTGCGCGCCCGGATAGCCGCATCTACGGGCGCAGCGTCAACAAAAGCCGCCACAAGATGGGCAAGCAACTGGCCCGGGAACAGCCCGTTGAAGCCGACATCGTCGTTCCGGTCCCGGACTCCGGTGTAGCCGCCGCGATTGGCTATGCGGCGCAGTCGGGCATCAACTTCCGGTTCGGGCTGGTGCGCAACCACTACATTGGCCGCACCTTCATCGAGCCAACGCAGTCCATCCGCAACTTTGGCGTCAAGGTCAAACTCAATCCCGTGCGCGATCTGATTGAAGGGCGGCGCGTTGTTCTGGTGGATGACTCGCTGGTACGCGGCACGACCAGCCGGAAGATCGTCGAGATGCTCCGCCAGGCCGGGGCGCGGGAAGTCCACCTGCGGATAAGCTGTCCGCCGACCATTTCCCCCTGCTACTACGGTGTGGATACGCCCTCGACCGCCGAACTGATTGCCGCCAACCAGTCCACGGAAGCCATCCGGCAATACATCAATGCCGACAGCCTGGGCTACCTGAGCCACGAGGGGTTGCTGGCGGCCTGTGGCGCAGATGAAGGACTCCGGTTCTGCACCGCCTGCTATACCGGCAAGTATCCGCTGCCCGTCCCGCAGCGGGCGGTCGGGCGCAGCCACCGGGCGTAG
- a CDS encoding glycosyltransferase family 4 protein, giving the protein MWWPRRIRRQSFPLSLKHLRVLYLLDSLNRGGVETLVLSTCRRAADVGISACLAGFGDGTAAADFHALPHAFFRKRRAPFDPFLAGWLRELIRVEGITLIHANQAVEALHAWWARRGLPVKLVLTLHNLEYDTRNLQALNFLLPRLDAVSVVSHAAQRWHLAQGRLRLTQARHVAVVPNGVPDPGAGRRQPTVFQPDGPTLGMIANFTPVKDHATLCRALPEVFARHPTARCLLVGAGQDARREAAARALCARAGILDRVDFCGSRPAAEALPQLDVFILSSCSDTFGLALVEAMLAGLPCVASDIPALREVTADGTAAALFRAGDAADCARVLNHVLDDADYRRTLAARGQAHACRHYSFEAYLARLRDFYDAVLAA; this is encoded by the coding sequence ATGTGGTGGCCTAGGCGCATCCGGCGCCAGTCCTTTCCGCTTTCCTTGAAACACTTGCGGGTTCTCTATCTGCTCGACTCCCTCAACCGTGGCGGTGTCGAAACGCTGGTGCTGTCCACCTGCCGGCGGGCTGCGGACGTTGGGATCAGCGCCTGCCTGGCCGGATTTGGCGACGGCACGGCGGCCGCCGACTTTCACGCACTGCCGCACGCCTTTTTCCGCAAACGGCGTGCACCGTTCGACCCGTTTCTGGCCGGCTGGTTGCGCGAACTCATCCGGGTCGAGGGCATCACCCTGATTCATGCCAACCAGGCCGTCGAGGCCCTCCATGCGTGGTGGGCGCGGCGCGGCCTGCCGGTCAAGCTCGTCCTGACGCTGCACAACCTCGAATATGACACCAGGAACCTCCAGGCGCTGAACTTCCTGCTGCCCCGTCTCGATGCCGTATCAGTTGTGTCGCATGCGGCCCAGCGGTGGCATCTGGCACAGGGACGGCTGCGCCTGACGCAGGCCCGACACGTCGCCGTAGTGCCCAATGGCGTCCCTGACCCGGGCGCAGGCCGGAGACAGCCCACGGTTTTCCAACCTGACGGCCCCACCCTGGGCATGATTGCCAACTTCACGCCGGTCAAAGACCACGCCACGCTGTGCCGGGCGCTGCCGGAGGTGTTCGCCCGTCATCCGACGGCCCGGTGTCTTCTGGTTGGCGCAGGGCAGGATGCGCGCCGTGAGGCGGCGGCACGGGCATTGTGTGCGCGCGCTGGCATCCTTGACCGGGTGGACTTTTGCGGCAGTCGTCCGGCCGCCGAGGCCCTGCCTCAACTCGATGTGTTCATTCTGTCATCGTGCAGCGATACCTTCGGGCTGGCGCTGGTTGAAGCCATGCTCGCCGGGCTGCCGTGTGTCGCCTCGGACATTCCGGCGCTGCGGGAAGTTACCGCCGATGGCACGGCCGCCGCCCTTTTTCGTGCCGGGGATGCTGCCGATTGTGCGCGGGTGCTGAACCACGTACTGGATGATGCCGACTACCGCCGGACACTGGCCGCACGTGGACAAGCCCATGCCTGTCGGCACTATAGTTTTGAAGCGTATCTTGCCCGGTTGCGCGATTTTTACGACGCAGTGCTGGCTGCGTGA
- a CDS encoding DHH family phosphoesterase, with the protein MLSQVVELIESKHRFLITGHARPDGDSTGSSLALYWGLRALHKDVVVVMRDPIPPAYQELPGAGEVQVRPAIDEPYDAAFVIECSDLDRPGLPGLEKQFIVNIDHHTTTALFGHINWIDATAAAVGEMIYNLCKALGININQPIAECVYAALLSDTGSFHYANTTERTFKIASELVRRGARPAHVARALYESHSFGKIKLLGSVLSTLQRDESGRVAWVTMTREMMEAAEATEDDLEGIVNHPLSIRDVEAAVFFKEIHPGQFRISLRSKGNVDVSKIAERFGGGGHKYASGCTVIGTQDSVANRVLSSLQSELGTTSRAAD; encoded by the coding sequence ATGCTCAGTCAGGTGGTCGAACTCATCGAGTCGAAGCACCGCTTTCTGATCACCGGCCATGCCCGTCCCGACGGTGACAGCACCGGTTCCTCACTGGCACTTTACTGGGGGCTACGTGCATTGCACAAAGATGTCGTCGTGGTGATGCGCGACCCGATTCCACCGGCCTATCAGGAGTTACCCGGCGCAGGGGAAGTGCAGGTTCGCCCGGCAATTGACGAACCATACGACGCGGCATTTGTCATCGAATGCAGCGATCTGGACCGTCCGGGTCTGCCGGGACTCGAAAAGCAGTTCATTGTCAACATTGACCACCACACCACGACTGCCCTGTTCGGGCACATCAACTGGATTGACGCCACAGCCGCCGCTGTGGGCGAAATGATCTACAACCTCTGCAAAGCCCTGGGGATCAACATCAACCAACCGATTGCGGAGTGTGTCTATGCAGCGTTGCTGTCGGACACCGGCTCATTCCACTACGCCAACACCACCGAACGCACCTTCAAAATTGCCTCCGAGTTGGTACGGCGCGGGGCGCGTCCGGCGCATGTGGCCCGGGCCCTGTACGAGTCCCACTCCTTCGGCAAAATCAAACTGCTGGGCAGTGTCCTGTCCACGCTGCAACGGGATGAAAGCGGGCGGGTGGCCTGGGTGACGATGACCCGTGAGATGATGGAAGCCGCCGAGGCCACCGAAGATGACCTCGAAGGTATTGTCAATCACCCGCTTTCCATCCGGGATGTCGAAGCCGCCGTGTTCTTCAAGGAAATTCATCCGGGGCAGTTCCGCATCAGCCTGCGCTCCAAAGGCAACGTGGATGTGTCGAAAATTGCGGAACGTTTCGGTGGCGGCGGACACAAATACGCCTCCGGGTGCACTGTCATCGGCACTCAGGACAGCGTTGCGAACCGCGTGTTATCTTCGTTGCAGTCGGAGCTTGGAACGACCTCCAGAGCCGCCGACTGA
- a CDS encoding serine/threonine-protein kinase: MIGTYLLHYKLLKKIGEGGQGEVYQAEDTRLRRIVAIKILPAELVADEKTRKRFLREAQLASALDHPNICTVYEINEDRGLHFIVMQYLEGKRLKQMVRGRPLDMESTLSIAVQLADALAAAHERGVIHRDVKATNVIVNERGQAKILDFGLAKATAKNIGDESVMELTQAGVPFGTAGYMSPEQARGGTIDARSDIFSLGIVIYEMAAGRLPFQGKSTVDVMHAIMHEPLPPLSSINPAVPERLQSILEKATAKDVAARYQTMREFQADLKQLLRAVQMQTGQPLTDDSLLPMVTPRHERSNWLTGGVVGRLISRLRGTPDRTPISQTNTPPSALPSRPTGAPQPAEPPPAEKKPDDIADKGQALRDSMPSSWRTSDKRSIAILPFRNLSGDPQTDFYSFSLADSVITELAGLKSIVVRPSSYMAKYQGRDLDPIYVGNELQVDAVMTSAYVKSGQRMRVTPQLIDVHTGEILWSDKIDLDAQDIITLQDTLAQKICEELRVRISQTEQERIAKPTTRNAEAFEYYLRGRNQLQRFRQTMLKDDFSAATEMFENALACDPNFALAHSGMGLCYVEYVLKGIGGALYFERAAERFRQALALDDSLIEPQINMVYYYLLKGEKVRAREQVRRMLAIAPNDPAAHNTAAYLHRWDGLYGPALAEYEACLRLDPTDVVRVSYNRARIALYQGHYEEALEHLEAALFIEPNHPFATMVLGQVLYYQGRHEESARTFRELFERNPDLHGFRPIYGLGFVIEGQPDRARALINDAVREIANADGDAAYWLATLYAALGDDEDALYWLRRAIALGNENYPWFISNPDWARLRENPAFRAIMEPVRQSWEQLMQPFISPPPSPPPSAGDNVVA, translated from the coding sequence ATGATTGGTACGTACCTACTCCACTACAAGCTGCTCAAAAAAATCGGTGAAGGCGGGCAGGGTGAAGTTTACCAGGCAGAAGACACCCGGTTGCGGCGCATCGTGGCCATCAAGATTCTGCCGGCTGAGCTGGTGGCGGATGAAAAAACCCGCAAGCGGTTTCTCCGCGAAGCCCAACTCGCCTCGGCGCTCGACCACCCGAACATCTGCACGGTCTATGAAATCAACGAGGACCGTGGGCTGCATTTCATCGTCATGCAGTACCTCGAAGGCAAACGCCTCAAGCAGATGGTACGGGGGCGACCGCTGGATATGGAAAGCACCCTCTCCATTGCTGTCCAACTGGCCGATGCGCTGGCCGCAGCGCATGAGCGGGGTGTCATTCACCGGGATGTCAAAGCCACCAATGTCATCGTCAATGAGCGCGGGCAGGCCAAGATTCTCGATTTTGGCCTGGCGAAAGCCACGGCCAAGAACATTGGCGACGAGTCCGTCATGGAGTTGACCCAGGCCGGTGTTCCCTTTGGCACGGCCGGTTACATGTCGCCGGAGCAGGCCCGTGGCGGCACGATTGATGCCCGTTCGGATATCTTTTCACTGGGCATCGTCATCTACGAAATGGCAGCCGGCCGCCTCCCGTTTCAGGGCAAAAGCACGGTGGATGTCATGCATGCCATCATGCATGAGCCGCTTCCGCCGCTGTCGTCCATCAATCCGGCTGTGCCTGAGCGGCTGCAAAGCATTCTCGAAAAGGCGACGGCCAAGGATGTGGCGGCCCGCTACCAGACGATGCGCGAGTTCCAGGCGGACCTCAAGCAGCTCCTGCGCGCCGTCCAGATGCAGACCGGGCAACCGCTGACCGACGATTCCCTGCTGCCTATGGTTACCCCGCGCCACGAGCGCAGCAACTGGCTCACCGGTGGCGTCGTGGGACGGCTCATCAGCCGGCTGCGCGGCACGCCTGACCGGACACCCATCAGTCAGACGAATACTCCACCCTCCGCCTTGCCCAGCCGCCCCACCGGCGCGCCCCAACCCGCCGAGCCACCGCCCGCCGAGAAAAAACCCGACGACATTGCCGACAAAGGGCAGGCGCTCCGGGACTCGATGCCCAGTTCGTGGCGTACATCCGACAAACGTTCGATTGCCATTCTTCCCTTCCGCAACCTGAGCGGCGACCCCCAGACGGATTTTTACAGCTTTTCCCTTGCCGACAGCGTCATCACCGAGTTGGCCGGACTCAAATCCATCGTCGTGCGTCCGTCAAGCTACATGGCGAAGTACCAGGGGCGTGACCTCGACCCGATCTACGTCGGCAACGAACTCCAGGTGGACGCCGTGATGACCAGCGCCTACGTCAAGTCGGGACAGCGCATGCGCGTCACGCCGCAGTTGATTGACGTTCACACGGGAGAAATCCTCTGGAGCGACAAAATTGACCTCGACGCCCAGGACATCATCACGCTGCAGGACACCCTGGCGCAGAAAATCTGTGAAGAACTGCGTGTCCGCATCAGCCAGACCGAGCAGGAGCGCATTGCCAAGCCGACGACCCGCAATGCCGAAGCCTTTGAGTACTACCTGCGTGGACGCAATCAGTTGCAGCGTTTCCGCCAGACGATGCTCAAGGATGACTTCAGCGCCGCGACCGAAATGTTTGAAAACGCGCTGGCCTGCGACCCCAACTTCGCCCTGGCCCACTCCGGCATGGGCCTGTGTTATGTCGAATATGTGCTGAAAGGCATTGGCGGGGCGCTGTATTTCGAGCGTGCGGCAGAACGCTTCCGGCAGGCGTTGGCGCTCGATGACTCGCTCATCGAACCACAGATCAACATGGTCTATTACTACCTGCTCAAGGGCGAGAAGGTACGCGCCCGCGAGCAGGTGCGGCGCATGCTGGCCATTGCGCCCAACGACCCGGCGGCACACAACACGGCGGCCTACCTGCACCGCTGGGATGGGCTGTACGGGCCGGCTCTGGCCGAATACGAAGCCTGTCTGCGGCTTGACCCAACGGATGTCGTACGAGTGTCGTACAACCGCGCCCGCATTGCCCTCTACCAGGGGCACTACGAAGAGGCGCTGGAACATCTCGAAGCGGCGCTGTTTATCGAACCCAACCATCCCTTTGCCACAATGGTGCTGGGACAGGTGCTCTACTACCAGGGGCGGCATGAGGAATCGGCGCGCACGTTCCGGGAGTTGTTCGAGCGCAATCCCGACCTCCATGGCTTCCGTCCCATCTACGGGCTGGGCTTTGTCATCGAGGGGCAACCCGACCGGGCGCGGGCGCTCATCAACGATGCCGTCCGTGAAATTGCCAATGCCGATGGCGATGCCGCCTACTGGCTGGCGACACTCTACGCGGCGCTGGGTGATGACGAAGATGCGCTGTACTGGCTGCGCCGGGCCATCGCCCTGGGCAACGAAAACTACCCGTGGTTCATTTCCAATCCCGACTGGGCACGGCTGCGCGAAAACCCTGCGTTTCGGGCGATTATGGAACCCGTCCGGCAGAGTTGGGAGCAACTGATGCAGCCGTTCATCAGTCCGCCGCCGTCGCCGCCACCATCGGCTGGCGACAATGTGGTGGCCTAG
- a CDS encoding DUF6677 family protein has product MTPTSDAPPLDPKQPPVAALAPVSLPRQVVVCLAAWLVPGLGHGLLGRYGRAVLIGGSIYTMVVLGLWMRGHLYSPFDPDELLGLRDVLSKVCLIGQMGIGVLQPILRGLGFGVSFEFKAATYEYGTYFLVVAGLLNYLVMFDVFDIAKGRKA; this is encoded by the coding sequence ATGACGCCAACTTCTGACGCTCCGCCCCTTGATCCGAAGCAGCCGCCGGTCGCCGCCCTGGCCCCGGTTTCCCTGCCGCGACAGGTCGTGGTCTGCTTGGCAGCCTGGCTCGTGCCCGGACTGGGGCACGGCCTGCTGGGCCGCTACGGGCGCGCAGTGCTCATCGGCGGCAGCATCTACACGATGGTCGTGCTGGGACTGTGGATGCGCGGACACCTCTACTCCCCCTTCGACCCGGACGAACTGCTCGGACTGCGGGATGTCCTGTCGAAGGTTTGCCTCATCGGCCAGATGGGTATCGGTGTCCTTCAGCCAATCCTGCGGGGGCTTGGCTTTGGCGTCAGCTTTGAGTTTAAAGCCGCAACCTACGAATACGGCACGTATTTTCTTGTCGTCGCCGGACTGCTCAACTACCTGGTGATGTTCGATGTGTTTGACATTGCCAAAGGGCGCAAGGCCTGA